CATTAACCCTGTTACACCAGATTTTAACCCGGTTGGTTTATCTAAACTGAATGAATACAATACCATAACCAACAGGGTTATCACCAGTCCTTATGCCGAGGTTCGGTTTTTAAAAGATTTTGTTGCTAAAAGTATGGTGGGAATTGATTATATCAACAACCGCGAACGCCAGTTCTACAACATGGAGCATGGCGATGGTGTGAGTGTAAAAGGACGCGCATACCGTTATTCGAAAGAGGATGTTACTGTAACGTTTCAAAATACTTTAACCTACAACAAAACTTTCAATCAGCATAATTTCGATGTTTTATTAGGCCAAGAAGCATACCGTTCAAAACGTGATTTTAACTATTCCCAGGTTACAGGATTCCCTTTCCCAGGGACTAATGAGCAAATTGCTGCATCAACACCATCAACAGTACAATCTTATTATACCCAACAAAGGTTTGCCTCGTATTTTTCGCGTTTGCAATATAACTACGCAGGTAAGTATTATCTATCTGGAAGTTTAAGAAGAGACGGTTCATCTGTTTTTGGAAATGACAATAAATACGGAACATTTTATTCTGTTGGTGGCGGATGGCGCATCGGCAGAGAGAATTTCTTAAAAGATGTAAACTGGATTGATGAATTAAAATTAAGAGCCAGTTATGGTACTTCAGGTAACGACAGAATTGATCGTTATGCGGCCCAGGGTTTATATGGCTTGGGTAAAAACTACGAAGGACAATCGGGCATTAACTATGTTCAGCTCGAAAATGTAAACCTGAAATGGGAGCAGAATTCAACTTTAGATATTGGTGTGGAGTTCGCTTTCCTGAAAGGGAAAATTAGCGGTGAAGCCTCATATTATAAAAGAGGGTCTAAAGGCTTATTGTTTGATCAGCCTCTTACAAGGTTAACCGGCTTTGATAATTTGACTACAAACCTTGCCTCGATGGATAATTATGGTGTAGAGATTTTATTAAACGGAAACCCGGTTAAAACCAAAGATTTCGATTGGAACATCTCTTTTAATATTACTTCGAATAGAAACAAAATCAATGCAATGACCCAAAATGAAGTAATTGATGGTACCAAAAGATGGAAAGTAGGAGCTGACAGATACCAATGGTATTTACGTGATTATGCAGGAGTTGATCCGGCAGATGGCCGACCAATGTGGTATACCGACGAAATTGTAAATGGTCAGGCTACAGGGAACAGAATTACCACAAAAAACTGGTCAACTGCAACACGTTATGATGGTTTAGGGTCTTCGCTACCAAAATTCACAGGAGGTTTTAACAACACCTTTAGATATAGGGAATTTGATTTAAGCGTATTCACTTATTTTTCTACCGGAGCTAAAATTTACGATACCTTATATGGTAACCTGATGCATAGTGGGGGGGCTGTTGGTAAGCAATTATCAATAGATAATTATAACAGCTGGCAAAAACCAGGTGACATAACCGATGTACCCCGCTTTGTAATCAATAATACTGATTTAGGAAATAACCAATCAACCCGTTTCTTATACGATGGATCATTTATGCGTGTTAAAAATATCGCATTGGGCTATTCATTAAAGAAAAATTGGTTAGAAACTGTTCATTTGTCGAATGTTAGGGTGTATTTAATGGCTGAAAATCCATTTACATGGGCTAAACATAAAGGTATGGATCCTGAATCGGCCCTTACCGGTTTAACTGATAACGATATTCCAAATGTTAAAACATTTACGTTAGGTCTTAATGTTGGATTTTAATTGATAAAGTAATGAAAAAGATAAAAACATATAAAACCGCCATATATACCGGAGTAATGTTTCTTCTTGTTGGGGCAACATCCTGCAAGAAAGAGTTTTTACAGGTAACCCCAACACAACAAATAAATGCTAAAGATGCTTTTTCGTCAGGAGCAAAAATACAGGCAGCCATGACTGGTATTTACGATCTTACTACCTTTTCGGGTTATACTAATAATATGATATTAAGTGCCGATGTTAAGGGTAACGATGTAATGGTTGTAAGCGGTGCCGGAAACTATAACCGTTTTGTAGCACAATATCAGTTTGTAGAAACAGTAAACAACGGCGATGCCTATGCCTGGTGGCAATACAGTTATAAAGTGATTTCAAATGCAAACCAGTTTGTGGTGAACATTCCGGAGGCGCCTATCAGCGATGCCTTAAAAACAGAATATCTGGCCGAAGCGCGAGCGTTAAGAGCTTACACGTATTTCTGGTTAGTACGTTGGTTTGCACAGCCTTATGCTGTAAATCCTGAAGCGCTTGGTGTACCTATTTTAAGAAAACCTTTAGGGCCAGATGAAACATCACCTGCCAGGGATAAAGTAAAAGATGTGTATGCTTTTATTATTGATGATTTGAAATATGCGGAAACAAACTTACCAACAACAGGCAGAACCAGTATTTATAGAATGAGTGTTCCTACTATACAAGGTATGTTAGCTCGTGTTTATTTAAACATGGGCAATTGGGCCGAAGCTAGCCGCTACGCTAAGTTAGCACGTGCAGCAAAGCCATTAAGTACAGCCGCCGCATTGTTAACAGGCTTTAATAACCCAACCTCTGAGTGGATTTACGCCATTAATGTAAGAACAGATGATAACCAGGGTTTCCTTGCAGTATCATCATTTTACGACCCTTACGATTCAGGTTACTCAAGCTTTAGGGTTACTGATGATTTCTTTAATTCTTTTGCCGCAAACGATGAGCGTAAAAAACAGTTCCTGGTTAAAAACAGTCCAACTGCTGCTGCCAGTACCGGCGCTTACAGAAGAAGAGGAGAGGGATATCTGATCAATAAGTTCGACTTTACAACTACGCCTGCTAATAATCAGGTGCTAATTCGCTCTTCAGAGATGTATTTAATTGAGGCAGAAGCAGAAGCAAGATTGGGTAATGAACCAGCAGCTAAACAAGCTTTATTGGCTATACAGCAACGCGCTGGTGTAGCTACTGTTGTTTCAGCAAACACAGGTAATGCTTTAATTGAAGAAATACTGTTGGAGCGTAATAAAGAGTTGTATGGCGAAGGACATAAGTTTTTCGATTTGTTACGTACTAAAAAAGGTGTGGACAGAACCGGTTCTACAGTACACTGGAAAATCTTAAACTTCCCATCTGGTGATAATAGGTTGGTTTCTCCGATTCCTCAGTTAGAACTGGATGCCAATCCGGTATTAAAACCTCAGCAAAACCCGGGTTATTAATCCATTTTTTCGCTGAATTGAATTCAGTTCACAGCCCTTTCCAAAACCAATTGGAAAGGGCTTTTTAATGCAATATCACATTTTAGTTACCTCATCATTATGGTGTTATCGGCATATTATTTTTATCAGTTCCGGCCGACCTTTAATAAAAAAACACAGATAGTTATGAGACTAAAAGCTTTGGTGATTTTATTACTAGGTATTACAATCACAAATAATGTTTTTGCAGCTGAAAAACCAACTGCAAGCCATAAATCGGTTATCAATTATTATATGGATAGTTACATGAATTCTGATTATAAAAAGTTAAAAGCGGTTTTAAGCGAAGATGCTGTTTTTACTTCGAATAGAGATGTAAGGGTAATTAAACATAAAGCAAGTGATGTATTAAGCCAGATGAAGAAAAATGAAGGCGTAATTCAGCGCGATTGCAGCATCAGTTCTACAATTGTTTCTGAAACCGATGCCCTGGTAATTGCACGTGTAGATATTAATTACGAATTATTTGATGGTGCACAACAAAACTTTGTGATCATCGAGAAAGATAAAGAAGGCGAATGGAAAATTACGCAGGTATACAAAGTCTTTATCAGCAACGATAGTGAGGCTAAAAAACTCGTTTCAAATTAAGGGCATTATTCTTAGATGCGGAGAATTATATAGCAAATAAAACAACAAAGTCTCGGTTATTACCGAGACTTTGTTGTTTTATTTCTTTTCGACTTAAAAGTTAATTGGTAATTCTACCTGCGTTCTGTCCCACCCGATAACCAGATTAGCACCTCCAATAATCTCTGTAAAGGTTAAGGAGAAATACTCGATCGGTTTAGCCAGGGTTTTAACCGGAACATTTACACGAACAATATCTTTAGCCTGATTGTAGGTAAAAGCACCCCATTTATCGGTTTCGCTATTTACAATAATCGTCCAGGTGTCTTTATTTGGAATGGCAAATATGCTATAAGCACCTGCTTTGATTTTTTTACCGCCAATGCTTACTTTTTTGAAGAAACGAACCTCTGTACTTTCGTTAGCACCAAAACGCCAAACATTTCCATACTGTTCTAAAACGCCAAAAATATCACGCCCTTTTTTCTGTGGGCGCGAATAAACAATCTTTATAACCGGTTTTGTTGGGTCTCCAGCCTTTGCCTTTGGGGCATTAAGTGGAAAATAAACAATATCTGCAGGGCTTGGGTCTGCAACAGGAAATTTTACTTCGGCGGTAGGGGCTTGTTGGGCCTTTGCGCCAAAACAAAGAAGAGCGAAAACAACAATGAAGATATTTTTCATTTATAGGTTTTTGTTTTCAGTAGCGATGAGCAATTATGATTTTACAGTTATTCGTAAAATCATAATCGCCTCATTTGCTGTGGAATTATATTTTTAATCCTTAAAAGGATTTAATTGTATAAGGGACTAAAAACTAGTATTTTCTTCCTTTTACGATAGCGTTTAAAAATAAGCCTGCTGTTAACAAACCTAAAACGCCACCTAACAAAGCAAAAATATAGTTTTGCGTAATGATTGCTCCAGTTAAAACTCCGAAGAATAAACCTAAAGCATAATATAACCAGTTGAAATTATTGCTGCTGTTCTCTTGTACACTCATGTTTTTTGTTATTTGGAGGCAAAGTTAATATTTATTTTAAATTTAATTTGTCATTACACCCAAATTCTAATTAATTATCAATTCTAGCCAATTTATAATCAGCCTTTTTCAGATAGCTAATCAATTCTGCCAACCTGTTATAAAATTTATCAGTTCTTCTGGCATCTGTACCAATGTGCAGCAATAAGATAAAACCATTTAAACCACTGGGCTTTGTTTCATTAAAGGTAATAATCGATCGATATATTTCATCGCTCGATCGATAACTTTTTCCCATTTCGGGATAGGTATAATCAGCGTTTGATCGTGTGCCGGGAGTGAAGTTGATTAATTGTAAGCCCAGCGCATTGGTACAGTTGGCGATGGTTTGGTTATACCATTCGTAAGGAGGTAAAAAATAGCTCGCCGTTTCTTTGTTAATCCCAAAACCTGCCATGGCCTGATAGTTATTATTTAAATCTTTTTCGAAATCAGTTTTTGTAACCAGAAGACTGTCGCGTTTATTCCAATCGCAGTACAATAAATGTTTGTCAGAATGCGGGCCTAGGTAATGCCCGTCATTTTTTAGTTTTTTAATCAATGAATGGAAGTTAGGGTTCCGATAAAAATTTCCGGTAAGAAAAAAAGATGCTTTAACTTTCTCCTGTGCCAGCACCTTGCTTATTTTCTCGCCGCCATCAGCATATTCATCACCTGTAAAAACCAGATAGATTTTCTTTTGAGTAGAATCGCCCCGAATGTTCGCACCCAAGCTATAAGTTTTATGGTTGGGTAAGGCTTTAGCCTGTGCTTCTTTGGCCGCTAATAAATAAATAAGAGAGGCTGTTCCGTCCATTGTAGGTTCATTGGTACTATAATCGCCATAATCATCGTGGTAAACGGCCAGGTCGCTCTGAAAGTCGGCATATTCATCAGCTTCATTTAATTTGATCCCAATCAAGCCTTTATAAATATTGGTGTAAACTGGTCCGTCAACCAGTCCGCCATTTATTGGATAATTCTTTAAATGGGTAAAAGCCGAATGCGGATCGGTTGGGGTATCTCCCCATTGAGGCAGACCATAAACCATACTCGTTCCCCAAGGATTACCGCCAAAAAGCCAATCGAAATTAGCCTGTTCAAGCTCAGCGTAGGTTTTATCGCCACTTAAGGCGGCATACCAGTTGCATTGCATAGCAAAGGAAACAGTTAAATTGTTACTACACCAGATAAAAGGAATACCACGGTAAAAGGCGTTGTTTTGTGCACGGTTCCAAACTTGCTTAATTCCCTTTTGATAATAGCTGATGGCTGTTTTGTCCTTTAAATCTTGTCTGGCAATTTCGTAGTGACCAAGGTTGATGAAAGGATAATATTGATAGTGCGCTGCGGTGTCTTTTTGTAGCCAAGGCGTGACACTTTCTTGCTGAGCATAGTTTAAGGCCAGCGTTATTTTCTTTTGATCGACCTTTTCTCTTCCAAAATTGAATGATGTTTCTGCCAGTTCCATATCGTCAACCCAATTGTCTTCAGCATAAATGTATGGCGATTTTACAGAAGCCGTTTGTGTTACACCAGGTTTTCGTAACGCGAATTTATATGCCGTTTTGGCTTTTTTAGTAAGCATTTGTGCATAAGTCCGATCACGCTCTTTAAATAAAACAGAACCTAGATTAAAAGCACTGGTAAATTTAGCAGCGGTAGAGCTGGTTCCTGTGGTGTTGTTCATAAATTTACCACGCTGCTGCGGTTCTCCGGTAATAAAATAAAGCGGGCGCTCAAACCCTTTACCATATTGGCTGTCTTCTTTTGGTATTCGCATGCTAATGTGATCACGGTCATCAGCCAATTGGTTAAACATCATGTTCTTTTGCGGATGCATTTTCAGTAGCCAATCTAAACCCCACTTTGCTTCATCCAAAATATCGGCCCTGCCGTTTTTTCCGGTTAAACCATTTGCCTGTTGCTTATCGCCAAAAACCTGTGGGAAATCGCGGTAGGCCATTAATAAATGATAAGTAGCATTAGCAGATGTTGTTGAATATTGCAAATAATCACTTGCATCGTGCCACCCACCAGAAGCATCAAAATGCATACTGTCTTTAAGGCCTGCTTTTGCACCATATAATACAAAGCCATCGTGGGTATGGCAACTGTCTTTAAGGTAGGGGTTAAAGCCGCTTCGTTGCTGGCGCATATACTGCAAGCAGAAATCTGCCGCACCTTTATATACATCATCATTGATCAGTAGCAGGGGCGAAGTAGTGCCATTTGCCCGGATATAAAAACGCCCCTGTTTTTTAAAATCGCTAAAGTTTAACCTGGCTGTTTGCTTAAAAGGGCCATAATGCCCAAAACTTTTAATATTAGTTGAGGTATAAACAATTTTATTGGTCTCTTTCTCTACAATTTCAAATTGGGCAGGTATTTCATTTGTTTTACTCGCCCATACTGCAACTTTAATACTTTCGGTAGGGTAGCCGAGCAGATTAATCCTGATCCAGCTCTGATGGTCTCTTCTTGTTGTGCCGATAAATGAACATAGGAGCCATAGGGCAAGGGCAAAAGTTGCCACTGTAAAGAACTTATTTTTCATTATCAAGGGTGATTATTTCATTTAAAATTAGGGTTTTATCAAGATAATGTAAAAGAAGTACTAAAACATTTGGAAATTAATCAATCGTTTGATTAATTTTGTGTCGTCAAAAAGAAATGAAAACAGAAAAAGTAGATAAAAAACAAGCCATTCTCGCTGCAGCTGAAAAGTTGTTTTGCGAAACGGGTTATGAGGGTACTTCTACCCGGCAGATTGCTAAAGAATCTGGGGCGAACATGGCGATGATAAATTATTATTTCGGTTCGAAAGAAGGTGTTTTTGTAGAGATCATGAACGAGCGGATTGCAGGTTTTGCATCTCAGCTCAAAATCATCAATGAAGATAAGATTTCGGCGTTGGAAAAATTGCACAAAGTTATAGAAGGCTATGTAAATAGGATTATGAGTAACACTGCATTTCATAAAATGATGCACCGTGAACTGTCTTTAACCCAAAGGCCCGAAATGTACGATAAGATTAAGGACGCCATGAGCCAGAACATGCAGCTTATCGACCGGATTATTGCAGGCGGTATTGAAGACGGCAGTTTTAATAAGGTAGATGTGCGGATGGTAATTGCGACTATTATGGGTACCATAACCAATATTGTTATTGCACCACATAAGGTAATGTCGTGCGCTAATTTCGACCTGAACAATCCGAAGGATAAAAAAATTATTAAAGAGCGGGCAATAGCTCACTTACAAGATTTAACAACAGTTTATTTAACGACAAAAAGATGATACCCAAATCGATTAGATTAATGCTAGTGGCATCATTAATTCCTGCAGCTTTATTTGCGCAGAGCAGTAAGGAATTAAATATTAACCAGGCAATAGAACTTGGCATAGCCAATAGTAAAAACTTAAAACTTTCTCAAAACAAAATTGATCAGGCTGCTGCACAGCTCGCAGTTGTAAAAGACAATGCATTGCCAACCGCAAGTGCAAGTTTTATGTACAACCATGCTGAAATACCAACCACTACCTTTGCTTTGCCGGGTAGTGAGTCATCTTTTCACCTGCCTAAAAGAGCCGATGCTTTTGTAGGTACAGCAGCGGTACAAGAACTTGTTTACGGAGGCGGTAAATTAAAATATGCAAAAGAATCTACCAAATTATTGGCCGAGGTTGCACATTTAGATGCCGATAAAAACAAAGAAGAAATTACGTATGCAGTAATCAATACCTATTATGCTTTATACAAGGTTTTACAGAGCAGAAAAGTGGTTGATCAGAATTTAGAATCGATCGCTGCTCAGATTAAACAGGCACAACGTTTCTTCGAACAGGGTATTGTAACCAAAAACGATGTACTGCGTTTCCAGTTGCAGCAGGCAAATGTTACGCTAACGCAAATGGATATTGAAAGTAACCGCAAAGTGATCAACTATAATTTAGATATTCTTTTGGGTTTACCGGAAGATACCGAAGTTAAAATTGTTGATCCAACCATTGGCTTAAAAACACCAGGTTCGTTAAACGAATATATTGGGCTGGCAATGGCCAACCGCCAGGAATTAAAACAACTTGATGTGCAGAACAAAGTTGCCGATTTTAACATTAAAACCATCAAAGCAAATACGTTGCCTACCGTTGGTGTTGGTGCAAACTTATATTACATTAACCCAAGTGGCAATTTTATTCCGCCAACAAATCAATATTTAATGCCTATTACATTAGGGGCAACAGTTTCCTGGAATTTCGGCAACCTTTGGACAAACAAGAACAAGGTAAGCGAAGCGAAAATTCAGCAAAGTGCAATTATCATTCAGAAAGATATATTATCTGATCAGGTAAAAACAGATATAAACAAAAACTTTCAAGGTTATCAAGTGGCCATGAACAAGATTCAGGTTTTGGAAACTTCAATTGCACAAGCTACTGAAAATGATAAATTGTTGGCATCTAAATACAAAAACAATGTGGCTTCTGTTACCGATCGTATTGATGCAGAAACTTTATTGTACCAGGCAAAAATAAACTTAGAGATAGCTAAGGCAGACGCAGGTTTGGCTTACTATACACTATTAAAATCAACAGGAAAAATAACGCAATAAATACAGCAATGACAACTGAAAAGAAAAAAAAGAACTTAGTAGTACCCATCATTTTAGGTGTTTTACTAGTAATAGGTGTAATCTTCGGGATTACAGAATGGAATTATTATAGCAAACACGTAGATACGGATGATGCGCAGATTGATGGGGATATCAGTCCTGTTGTTGCCCGTGTTGGTGGTTATGTAAAGGATATCAATTTTGAAGAAAATACTCACGTAACTGAAGGACAGATTTTAGTGAAACTTGATGACAATGATTATAAAGTTAAATTAGAGCAGGCACAATCTGGTCAGAAAGGCGCAAGCGCAGGTGTTGGCGTGGCACAATCTCAAATTGTGGCTACCCAAGCCAATACCGGTACTGCAAAAGCGAACGTTGATGCAGCAAAATCAAATGTTGAAGCTGCAAATGTTAAATTAAATTTAGCGCAGAAAGATTACAATCGTTACGAAAACTTGGTGAAAGATGGTTCAATTACACAACAAGCTTTCGATCAGGCTAAGGCGAGTAAGGAATCTGCAGAAGCAGCCAGGCAATCTGCTCTGGCAGCATATCGTGCAGCACAAGATCAATATAATGCTGCGGTTAAACAAGTTGGTACTACACAATCACAGTTAGCGGTGAGCAGCAATGTAATCAGTCAACGCCAAAGTGATATCGATTTTGCAAAACTTCAGTTATCCTATACCGATATTAAAGCACCTGCAAGTGGTATCGTTTCTAAAAAGAATGTTCAAAAAGGACAGTTGGTTCAGGCAGGCCAATCTTTATTCTCTATCGTGAACGATGGAAGCATTTATGTAACGGCAAACTTTAAAGAAACCCAATTGGAGAAAATTAAAGAAGGTTCTAAAGTAGAAATCGAGGTTGATGCTTATCCAGACGAAAAAATTGAAGGTGAAGTGTATAATTTCTCTCCAATTACTGGTGCAAAAGGATCTTTATTGCCTCCTGATAACGCTACCGGTAACTTCGTTAAAGTTGTTCAGCGTGTACCAGTTAAAATCAAAATCCATCCATCAAAAGAACTGTTGGCTAAGTTACGCCCAGGAATGAGCGTTAAAGCTTCAGTATCTACTAAATAATATTTAAAATGGCCGAAGTAGGTTTAAAAAAGTGGATTATTACGTTTACGGTAATCACAGCTTCATTGTTGGAGCTGATTGATACAACTATCGTAAACGTGGCAATACCACAAATACAGGGGAACCTGGGCGCCACCTTGGAGGATGTGGCCTGGCTTTCTACCGGCTATGCGGTAGCAAACGTTATCGTGTTGCCAATGTCGGGCTGGTTGGGTAACCGGTTCGGCAGGAAAAATTATTTTCTTACCTCCATTATTGTTTTTACACTTGTTTCCTTCTTGTGCGGAAATGCCACCTCATTAGGCGAACTGGTTCTTTTCAGGATTATCCAGGGCTTGGCTGGTGGTGGTTTAATCTCAACTGCACAGGCAATTTTAATTGAAACCTGGCCACGTGAAGATGTGGGTATCGCTACAGCTCTTTTTGGTTTGGGTGCGGTAGTAGGGCCAACTGTTGGGCCAACTATTGGCGGGTACATCCTGGATGTGAGTTCATGGCCGTGGATTTTTTATGTGAACATTCCCGTCGGAATAGTCGCGGCCTACTGTACATACACCTTTGTGCGGGCCACTCCGAAAGAAGGGCAGGGTCAACCTGTCGATTGGTGGGGCATTGCATTATTAGCTGTTGCAGTAGGTAGTTTGCAAACGGTATTGGAAAAAGGAGAGAGCGAAGATTGGTTTGCTACCCCATACATTACAGCTTTGGCGGTTGCATCGGTATTCGGATTATTGCTTTTCATCTGGAGAGAAATGAGTACCGACCACCCGATCGTAAACTTTAAAATTATGCGTCACCGGAGTTTTGCGGTGGGGATGTTTACTTCCTTTGTGCTAGGATTTGGTTTGTACGGTTCGGTATTTGTATTCCCTGTATTCTGTCAGAACCTGTTGGGCTTTTCGGCCCTGCAAACAGGAGAACTACTTTTTCCAGGAGGATTGTGTACCATTGTAATGATGCCTTTTATTGGTATTATGCTTAAAAAAGGTATCCCTGCGCAGTTTATGGCTACTTTTGGTATGATCGCATTCTTTATTTTCTGTTGGATGCTGAGCAACTCCACCCTGCAATCGGGCACAGGCGATTTCTTCCTGCCTTTGGTAATCCGTGGTGTAGGTATGGCGCTTTTATTCGTGCCGCTAACTACTCTGGCTATACAGGATCTGAAAGGACCAGAAATTGGTCAGGGCTCAGGTTTGAACAATATGATGCGCCAATTGGGCGGCTCATTTGGTATTGCAGCTTTAACTACTTTAATTCATATCCGTTCGGGCTTCCACAGGAGTGTTTTATTGTCAAATGTGAACGATTATAATCAGCCATTTGTTGACCGTTTTAACGGTTTGATCAAAGGATTTATGGCAAAAGGACAAACTTTGTTTGATGCCAAAATTATGGCGGCGAAAGCGATGGAAGGAATTGTAACCAGACAAACGATGTTACTTACATATGATGATGCATATTGGGTAGCAGGGTTAATTATGTTGTTCTCAATTCCGTTACTTTATCTGCAAAAGTTTAAGAAAAACGCAAACATTCCTGCAGATGTGCACTAAAATTTGCAAAGAAATGCCTCAAAAAATGGCAAAAAACAAAAACAGCCGGTGTATTTTATTACATCGGCTGTTTTAACCCAAAAAATTAACAATCAATGCAATGCCCTTAAACATTGCAAATGTTCTTACTTAACCACATCGTGGCCAAATAAGATTTTAAAATTAAAATTTATTCTACAATTTTCCAAATTGTAAGCCTTAGAATTTTAATACCTTATGCATTTTTTGTAGTATTACGGTATACAAAACTATTGCATAAGCCATGCCCAAACTTCGTTTAACTACGCAACGAGAATCTATTTTTAATAATGAGGTAATCTCAAAATTCGAGCTATTTAACAGTTTATTTCTCACCTTGCCTTTTTACAAAATTAAAGATACCGGAACACTGCTTCCGTTGTTTTTTAAAAGCTGCGAAGAAGGCATCGCAAACGGAGAAAAACCTGCACAGATTATCGAAGAGTTTTTTGCCAAGTATACCAGTTATACCGAGCGAAAGGATATTGTTGACCTGCTTTTCCGTTTTATCCAGTATATCGAACGTCAGGTGGTACTTTTTGATGCCGTAGAAGATGCTTCTTTTACTAAGTTAAATACTACTGATGAGCAGAGTACATTAGCATTTATTTTAAAGAAGAATGCAGATAACAAACCGATGCTATCGAAAATTGAGAAACTGATTGATGAACTTTCGCTTCGTTTGGTTTTAACCGCACATCCAACCCAGTTTTATCCCGGAAGTGTATTGGCCATTATTACCGATTTAACCAAGGCCATTAGGGATAACGATCTTACCTCGATGAACTCTTTGCTACAGCAATTGGGTAAAACGCCATTTTTTAATAAAAAATCGCCAACACCGGTTGATGAGGCCCTAAACCTGGCTTGGTTTTTAGAAAATACTTTTTATTTCGCTGCAGCCAATATTCAGGAAGAAATAGATCAGAACCTGGATGAATACAATCTGGAAACCAAGAAAATTTTAGAACTGGGTTTCTGGCCCGGGGGAGATAGGGATGGAAATCCAAATATCCATGCCGATACGACCTTGGCAGTTTCTAAAATGTTGCGACAGATCCTTTTCCGTTGTTACTACCGCGATTTTAGGGTAATTAAACGTCGCATTACCTTTAGAGGTGTTGAAGAAAATATCGCAAAGCTGCATGACGTGTTGTATCTAAATGCTTTTGACCAGACCTGTGAGCTTCATGATATTTCTGATGAACTAAGGGATAACCTGAATAAAAT
The nucleotide sequence above comes from Pedobacter riviphilus. Encoded proteins:
- a CDS encoding SusC/RagA family TonB-linked outer membrane protein, translating into MKQKLLLILMVAVLSYFDALAQNRTITGKVVDADDGLPLPGVSIKIKGTTQLTQTTGQGTFSISVPANAQSLVLSYVGYTEQEVKITGETLNIRMVSSSKNLQDVMIIGYGTIKKENFTGSAAVIDDDVFKDRPVTSFEKALQGAAAGVQVTSVSGQPGATSTVRIRGVGSFTASSTPLYVVDGIAITNGDLSSVAQTSDVLSSINPNDIASVTVLKDATAAAIYGSRAANGVVLITTKQGKAGKTKLNLSSSTGYSYQAVDKHKVMDATQYYKTFWDVYYAQRLAAGLAPDAAATAANGLTNAKLVVNPYNTANPYAANGVLANGASLLYDTDWRDEVLRRGVTKNIDLSASGGNDRSKFFVSGGYFEQNGIVIRSDFKRYSGKFNFNTDVTDFLKVGINNSLTRTEQNTPAGSTGSDNPVNFADQTANIYPLYVRDANGNVVYDATGNPVYNYINPVTPDFNPVGLSKLNEYNTITNRVITSPYAEVRFLKDFVAKSMVGIDYINNRERQFYNMEHGDGVSVKGRAYRYSKEDVTVTFQNTLTYNKTFNQHNFDVLLGQEAYRSKRDFNYSQVTGFPFPGTNEQIAASTPSTVQSYYTQQRFASYFSRLQYNYAGKYYLSGSLRRDGSSVFGNDNKYGTFYSVGGGWRIGRENFLKDVNWIDELKLRASYGTSGNDRIDRYAAQGLYGLGKNYEGQSGINYVQLENVNLKWEQNSTLDIGVEFAFLKGKISGEASYYKRGSKGLLFDQPLTRLTGFDNLTTNLASMDNYGVEILLNGNPVKTKDFDWNISFNITSNRNKINAMTQNEVIDGTKRWKVGADRYQWYLRDYAGVDPADGRPMWYTDEIVNGQATGNRITTKNWSTATRYDGLGSSLPKFTGGFNNTFRYREFDLSVFTYFSTGAKIYDTLYGNLMHSGGAVGKQLSIDNYNSWQKPGDITDVPRFVINNTDLGNNQSTRFLYDGSFMRVKNIALGYSLKKNWLETVHLSNVRVYLMAENPFTWAKHKGMDPESALTGLTDNDIPNVKTFTLGLNVGF
- a CDS encoding RagB/SusD family nutrient uptake outer membrane protein, encoding MKKIKTYKTAIYTGVMFLLVGATSCKKEFLQVTPTQQINAKDAFSSGAKIQAAMTGIYDLTTFSGYTNNMILSADVKGNDVMVVSGAGNYNRFVAQYQFVETVNNGDAYAWWQYSYKVISNANQFVVNIPEAPISDALKTEYLAEARALRAYTYFWLVRWFAQPYAVNPEALGVPILRKPLGPDETSPARDKVKDVYAFIIDDLKYAETNLPTTGRTSIYRMSVPTIQGMLARVYLNMGNWAEASRYAKLARAAKPLSTAAALLTGFNNPTSEWIYAINVRTDDNQGFLAVSSFYDPYDSGYSSFRVTDDFFNSFAANDERKKQFLVKNSPTAAASTGAYRRRGEGYLINKFDFTTTPANNQVLIRSSEMYLIEAEAEARLGNEPAAKQALLAIQQRAGVATVVSANTGNALIEEILLERNKELYGEGHKFFDLLRTKKGVDRTGSTVHWKILNFPSGDNRLVSPIPQLELDANPVLKPQQNPGY
- a CDS encoding nuclear transport factor 2 family protein — protein: MRLKALVILLLGITITNNVFAAEKPTASHKSVINYYMDSYMNSDYKKLKAVLSEDAVFTSNRDVRVIKHKASDVLSQMKKNEGVIQRDCSISSTIVSETDALVIARVDINYELFDGAQQNFVIIEKDKEGEWKITQVYKVFISNDSEAKKLVSN
- a CDS encoding DUF2911 domain-containing protein, whose amino-acid sequence is MKNIFIVVFALLCFGAKAQQAPTAEVKFPVADPSPADIVYFPLNAPKAKAGDPTKPVIKIVYSRPQKKGRDIFGVLEQYGNVWRFGANESTEVRFFKKVSIGGKKIKAGAYSIFAIPNKDTWTIIVNSETDKWGAFTYNQAKDIVRVNVPVKTLAKPIEYFSLTFTEIIGGANLVIGWDRTQVELPINF